One Parashewanella spongiae genomic window, GCGGCTTCAGACATTTATTCTCCTCTTTCTGGCGATGTTGTCGCTATTAACGAAGAATTAGAAGACTCACCAGAAAATGTAAACAACGCTGCATTTGCTGAAGGCTGGTTATTCCGTATTATGCCTTCTGATGAGTCTGAACTAGACAACTTATTAGATGCTGAAGGCTATCAAGCCATCATCGACGAAGCGTAACTCGTCTGTTGAAACAAAGCCCCTACATTGGGGCTTTGTTTGTATTTAGTCCAAAATTATTCTGAGTTAATCATGACCAAACAAACCCTTACCCAGCTTGAGCAACACGAATTATTTCTCACTCGTCATATTGGGCCCGACGAAGTTCAACAACAAGCCATGCTTAATGTTGTTGGCGCTGAATCTATCGATGATTTAATCGGACAAATTGTTCCTGAGTCAATTCGTCTAGATCGCGAGTTAACCGTTGGGCGCCCAAACAATGAATCTGAAGGCCTTGATTACATTCGTAATGTTGCCAACAAAAACCAAGTATTTAAAAGTTATATCGGTATGGGTTACTACCCTACTCTAGTGCCTAATGTCGTACTGCGTAACGTGTTAGAAAATCCTGGTTGGTATACTGCTTATACACCATATCAACCTGAAATTGCCCAAGGCCGTCTGGAAGCAATTATCAATTTCCAGCAAATGTCGATGGATCTTACGGGACTTGACTTAGCATCAGCATCCTTACTTGATGAAGCAACTGCTGCCGCTGAAGCAATGGCACTGGCTAAACGGGTATCCAAAGCTAAAAAAGCCAACATATTTTTTGTTGCTAATGACTTATTCCCTCAAACATTAGACGTAATAAAAACACGTGCTGAATGTTTTGGGTTTGATGTTGTAGTCGGTCCAGCACACGAAGCCGTCAACTACGAGCTTTTTGGTGCGCTGTTCCAGTACACCAACCGCGAAGGCCAAATTCACGATTACACCGAACTATTTACAGAGCTAAAAGCTAAAAAAGCGGTAATTTCAGTTGCTGCTGACATCATGTCCTTGGTACTGCTTAAATCTCCTGGTGAAATGGGCGCTGATGTTGTTTTTGGTAACGCGCAACGTTTTGGTGTACCTATGGGATACGGTGGTCCTCATGCGAGCTTTTTTGTAACCAAAGACACACATAAGCGTTCAATGCCTGGCCGCATTATTGGTGTATCACAGGATACTCGCGGCAACCGCGCCCTACGCATGGCAATGCAAACTCGTGAGCAACATATCCGCCGTGAAAAAGCCAATTCTAATATTTGTACGGCTCAAGTATTACTGGCAAATATGGCATCTTTTTATGCTGTATTCCATGGCCCACAAGGTCTAAAAACCATTGCAAATCGCATTAACCGTTTCACTGATATCTTAGCGTTAGGCTTAGCATCGAAAGGTTTAAATCCAGTTAACAGCGCTTGGTTTGACACATTGACGTTTGAAAGCACAAACCTAGTTGCCATTAAAACACGTGCTGCAGCGGCTAAACTTAATTTACGTATTGATAGTGACCTACGTTTTGGTGTTAGCCTAGATGAAACAACAACACGTGAAGATATTGCACAGTTGTTTGATGTGATATTGGGCGAAGATCATGGCTTAGATGTCACTATAATTGATGAGCAAGTTCTCGCAGCAACGGAATCATCCATTCCTGCCAGCTTGCAACGTCAAAATGCCATTTTGACGCACCCTACATTTAACCGCTACCAAAGCGAAACTGAAATGATGCGTTATATCAAACGCCTTGAAAACAAAGATCTTGCATTGAACCATTCGATGATTTCTTTGGGCTCATGCACCATGAAGCTAAATGCGGTTGCCGAAATGTTACCGATCAGCTGGCCAGAGTTTGCCAACATGCACCCGTTCTGCCCACTTGAACAAGCCGAAGGTTACACTCAGCTTATCAACGAATTGTCTGATTGGTTAGTTGACATTACAGGTTACGATGCAATTTGTATGCAACCTAACTCAGGCGCTCAAGGTGAATATGCGGGTTTGTTAGCAATTCAGAAGTATCATGCTTCACGTGGTGATGGGCATCGTAATGTGTGTTTGATCCCACAATCAGCCCACGGCACTAACCCAGCTTCAGCACAACTTGCAGGAATGAAAGTTGTCGTAACGGCTTGTGATGCACAAGGTAACATCGACCTCGACGACCTACGTACTAAAGCGCAAGAAGTGGCTGAACACCTTTCTTGCATCATGATCACTTACCCATCTACTCATGGTGTATACGAGGAAACAGTCCAAGAGATTTGTGAAATCATCCACCAGTATGGCGGCCAAGTTTATCTTGATGGCGCGAATATGAATGCACAGGTTGGTATTACTTCTCCTGGTTTCATTGGGGCTGATGTTTCGCATTTGAATCTGCACAAAACCTTCGCGATTCCTCATGGTGGCGGAGGCCCAGGTATGGGACCTATCGGTATTAAAGCTCATTTAGCTCCGTTTGTTGCAGGACATACTATCATCAAACCAGGACTTGAAAGTGACAATAATGGCGCTGTATCGGCGGCACCTTATGGTAGCGCTGGCATATTGCCAATTTCATACATGTACATTCGCCTTTTGGGTAGTAAAGGGCTTAAACAGTCAACGCAAATGGCGATGCTTAATGCGAATTATGTAACCAAAAAGCTTTCAGAGCATTACCCATTATTATTTAGTGGTCGTAATAATCGAGTAGCCCATGAATGTATTCTGGATCTACGTCCGCTTAAAGAAACGTCTGGTGTCACCGAAATGGATATCGCTAAACGTTTAAACGACTACGGATTCCACGCACCAACCATGAGCTTCCCTGTTGCTGGAACGCTGATGATTGAGCCTACTGAGTCAGAGTCAAAAGTCGAGCTGGATCGTTTCATCGAAGCAATGATTGCTATTCGTGAAGAAGTAAGAAAAGTAGAAGCAGGTTTATGGCCAGCCGATAACAACCCGCTTCATAACGCTCCGCATACTTTAGCTGACATTATGGATCCAGAATTTGATTCTCGCCCATATTCACGTGAACTCGCCGTTTTCCCGACAGCCGTAACTAAAGCAAATAAATTTTGGCCAACAGTTAACCGCATTGATGACGTTTTTGGTGACAGAAACTTATTCTGCGCATGTGTGCCGATGGAAGATTACGAATAACCACATTTGTGTTTGATCAATACAATTGAAGTTGGAAACCGAACAAATGTAGTTAGAAACTGCAATTAAAGTTGGAAACTTCTGCTTCAGTCGTAAAAATGATAAAGGTGAGCAATTTAGCTCACCTTTTTTATATGTTAAAAATATTAGGTAAGGTAATATTATTTACAAATAAATAATAAGCGTAAATTGTGAATACTTTTTTTACTTGGCTCGGACAAGCTGACTTAACCAACATGCAGCAAGATAAGAATGCTTCTATTTCGTCGATAGCCACTAAGAGTGAACAGCACTTCGACAAAATAGTTATTCTTGCCAATACGTGGGATGAACAATGGCACTTATATGAAAATTGGGGAACCCATCAGATACGGGTAACAAATAAATGAGAAAATCTGAGGAGAAAAACGTTATTTATTGAGATAATAAGCCGACTAAAACTATTCTCAAAATAAAATGCCGATACTCGACCGAACACCGCTTAACTCCTCAGACAAATTCGATCTTCTCTTAAAAACTATCGCTTGCCAAGTGCATGGTGCAGTTTCTTCTCTTTCTGATGAATTTAATGTTTCTCGTAAAGCCGTTTACTCCGCTAAATATGCGGCTCAATCGGCACTAAAGTGCCTTGTTACTACCAACGACGAATCTGATGTCATTACATCTGTAAATGTTGACGTACCACATCTTCGCCGTTCTATTGTGGCTTTATCAATCACAGCACCTAACTCTATTCGAGCAATTGAAGAACAAATCCCACTCATTTATCCAGGCTGTAAAGTCAGTTACGGTTACATTCAAGGCGTTATCGTTGAAGCTCAAGAGCAGGCTGAGTTATTTAACGAAAAAGTGTCGCTATCAGCCATAAAGAGTGTGGCCATCGATGAGATGTTCAGCCAAGGTGACCCCGTACTTGCTGGGATAGATCTCGAAAGTGGTTATTTATTTTCACTCTCTCACGAACAAAAGCGTGACGGTGAAACTTGGGCACGAGTTTTAGGTGAAGCTAAATCACAAGGATTATCACCTCAGCACGTCGTTAAAGATGGAGCAAAAGGAATAGCGAAAGGCGTTAGCATGAGCTTTGAACATGCAGAGCAACGTGATGATGCTTTCCATGCGTTGTATATCGTAGGTAAGGCGCTGAGAAAGGTTGAACGTCGGGCGTACTACTACATTGATAAAGAGGCTAGTTTGGAAAAAAGATTGCGTAAAGATGTATTCGATACAGAGAAAAAGCAGCAGGCAATGGTTGATTTATTAGGCGTGCAAGCGAAATGTGAGCAAGCGATTGAGCAATATGAAAGTGGAACGAAAAGCAGAAATCATCTCCACCAAGCTTTGACCAGTATTTCCATGAAAACGGGTAGCCTCATGACGAAAAAACAGGCTGAAGCCTTGCTAACGAAGGCTGTTGATGGCTTAAAAAATACTGAGCATAAAGATGGCATCACCGCTGCTAGATACATAAAAAATCGTTTGAAAGGACTGACATTAGCAACTCAAGCACTTCACGAAAAGTTACTGAAACTTGGCGAACTTTATCCTCAAGAATGCGTTGAAGTGGCTTGTCGCTTCTCTGAACGAAAGCGCCAATTACGAAAAGCTAAACCTTGGAAAATAGCGCGGTATCAGAAAGAATTAGTTGGCAGTTATCAGTGGTTGCGACTCCGTTTAGGCAAGAGTGCCAGCGAACTTATGCTGCAAGTGGAAGCGTTGCATCAAACTCGCCACAGAGCATCAAGTGCCATTGAAGGGTTTAATGCCACTCTACGGTCTTACCTTTATGTCCGTAAAGGAGTCAATCAAGGTTTCCTCGAGTTATTTAAAGCTTGGTACAACCTTCGCTCAAGACGCTGGGGGAAACATAAAGGAACTTCATCGTATCAGAATATCACAGGGAAAAAAGTTGATGACTGGCCACAAGGATTTTATCATGGCGTGCAAATCTAATCGTCTTGTTTCTTTGAGTGAAGATGATAAGAAGCATAAGAAATCACAACGGGTTGATACACTTGAGTTTCAAGAAGGGCAGTCTGTCAAAGTTTGGATATCTGGGGTAGATTTTGAGTTACAGTTATCCAAGAAAGTCTTTAAAAACAAAGATGGAAGTACAGGCGAGCTTTACTTGTTATGCAGTGATTTAAGTTGTGATGATGAGTTCATCCAAGCGGTCTATCAAAAACGATGGAACGTTGAACTCTTCCATAAAAACCTGAAGTCAAATGCGGCAATTACCCGTTCTCCAGCACATACAGTTAAAACACAAAGTAATCATCAATTTTTATCAATTTATAGTGCATTTAGGCTTGAAACCTTAGCTTTAAAACTGAAAATGAATAAATTTCAACTGAGGGCGAAACTGTATATAAAAGCATTAAAAACAGCCTTTACAGAACTTCAAACTCTAAAAGCTGTTAGTGCGTAACATGAGTAAATAATAACGTTGCTGTCTCTGGTTTATGGCCATGTAATCGCTTGGCTGCGTATACGTTGAGACAAATCCCGCAACAGAATAAAGCGCTTCGTGGCGCTCCCTAGAAACATCAGTTGACTGCATTATCAAGCGTAGAAGAAATGACTGATAGTAAGGCGTAGCTTGCAGCAAGTAGTTATTCTACTTGCAAAAGTTACAACGCAGATAGCAGTCATTTTAGCAAGCTTGTGAGCGTAGAGCATTTCACTCATTGGATGAAAAACATAATAATAAAATCATCGTATTGCTCAAACAGTTACTCGTATACTCAGCGTTCAACTGATGTTTTACCGTGAAAATAGCCGCTAACACCTACTCCCAAGCCTGTTAGTGAAAGCATAAAAGCTAAAAATCACTTCGCCTTTAGCTTTAGGTTGGAAATAATCTTCAAATCTCAGCGAATACAATTTTCATTGTGTAGGGTGATAGAAAAAATAGTAGTCAAAGTAAACGCATATGACATCCATGCCTATCATGAACGTTTAGGTTTAAGCTTTTCTATAAAAGTCACTGGATACCAGCCTTTGCTGGTATGAAAAAAAAATTTAAAATATTGATTGGTACTTTCTAAATCGCTAGTTCCCTTAGATGGCTAAGCATCACTGCTCACGCCTTGAACAGATAAATGCTCAAATAGCACAAAATTTAATTCTGAAAGATCAACAGACCATAGGGGCTGTTGATCTTTCGTGATTATTTTTTCAGCGATAAATTGGTCGTTTTATACAAGACAGAGCTTGTGCGGTTTGGTATTCCAAATAAGCAAGCGATAACGCAGTAGAAATGACCAATTTACGCTGTCTTAGATGCTTTTGAGCGTTCACTGTTCTGTGTTGTAACCCGTTTTTACTTAGATAACTAAGCTTCACTGCTTACGCCTTGAATAGATAAACGCTCAAATAGCACAAAATTTAATCCTGAAAGATAAGCAGCCCCTAATACCCTTTAAAAATTTAACATTTTATTTCAAGTTCCCCTCTTCATTAACGAGTAGTTTCAGGTACAATTCTTCAATATTTTTTGAAATAGAAGCCACAAGTTATGTTTAAAAAGTTTATTATGTCAGCTCTGCTGAGCACCGCTATCACCACTCCCGCTCTCTCACATAGCTTTGATGGTGTAGAAGATGCAATCCAGTATCGGAAAGCGGCCTTTGGACTCATGGCTCATAATTTTGGTGAGATGGCTGCAATGCTGAAAGGCAAAAAGCCAATGGATAAAGTAATATTTGCACAAAGAGCCAACAACGTTGCCGCACTTGCTCAGTTACCCCACGAAGGATTTATTGAAGGTTCTGATAAAGGTGAAACAGACGTACTAGCAAAAATCTGGAAAAACAAAAGCGATTTTGATGACAAAATGAAAGCGCTTCAAATAAGCGCTAATCAGCTTGCAAAAGTTTCTCAATTAGATGATATAAAAGCCATTAAAAAAGCCTTTGGTGCTACGGGTAAGAATTGTAAAAGTTGTCACAAAAGTTACAAGCAAAGAAATTAATAACAATTTATCAACGTAATTAACCTATCAAATTTGACCTGAACTTTGCTGATTCAAAGCTCAGGTTGATTAGTGATCTACAGTCCGCTCAAAATTGGCCAAATCAAAAAATGACCTATCACTCCTGCTAATAACAAAATAAGTAAGATGGCTAATTTATTTGAGGCGAAACTCAACTCAACATTTGAATTCACAGGGATCGATTTATGCCCATGGATCAGTGCAGAAATAATTGCATCTCCTTTACAAACATGAATAAGCACAGCTAAAACATGAACCGCTACCAGCCCTAAAATTCCATAAAATAAGTTTAGATGAATCCATGTTAGCGAGTCGCTAATACCGTCACTCACGAACGGATATAATGGTCCCTCAGTGTAAATGTCATCTGTAGAAAATAAGCCTGTAACAAGTTGAAGCGAAATTAATACCAACAAAGCCATAACCATGTAACCACCCGCTGGATTGTGCCCAAGTGAACTTTCAATCGACTTTTGAGTACCTAGTGACTTTAGATAGGTTATAGTTTTAGCAGGAGAGTGAATAAACCCCTTAAACCTTGAGCTTTCGCTTCCTATGCCCCCCCATACCCACCTAAAACTTAAAATAATGAGCAGAGTGTATGCAAGTATCTGGTGCCATTCCATCTCTCCTTCTGATGCGGTCCACCAGAGCCCTACCATTAACAAAATCAGTGACCAATGAAATAGTCGTGTAGGAATATCCCACACTTTAATGTTTTTAGCTTTTACATTCATAAACGTCCTGCGCTTAACTTCCTAAATTCTGACTGACTTAACCTTATACCATTAATTACAGTAATTAATCTCTCACTCAGCAAGAGATAAAGGTTTTCAGTACAAAGCGCATGTTCGAAGTACTATCGGGATAATTCAAGAACGTGCAACGCAGTAATGGAAACCTTTAGCCTTGCCCTTCGGGAGCTTGTATGCGCACACTTTGGTTTATCGCACCTGTATTCGATTGAAAAATAATTAAATTTAAATGGATAAAACAAGTGGAACTTCATTCTATATAAAATACAAATTTCAACTATTTGAAAATAAATAGGAATTTTAATAAATCGTAAGTTATTAATATTTGAAGTTGGTTATTAACCTGTTGAAATTTTAATGTTTTTATTTGATTTAAAAGGTGCGGAATGTGGGTTATAAAGAATACTTCACAAAATTATCTCAACGTAGATAACTATGTTTTCACCAATTTCGTTTGCACTTTGTGCGCATACATAGCTCTGAGTTGAGCATTTAATTACTGTAATTGGTATTATCAAAAAAACCATGGAAAATAGGGCGCTCATAGTTAAATACTCAAGATTAATATTCTTTTCTAATAATTTTTAGAGACTTGAGACACTCTTTTAAAGTGTCATGGTGATGAACATTTTCGCCACATTTTCTGAATGATTAGCCGCTGATTAACTTGCAAATCCCATCAAATATGAAGGAGTTTTTAAGCCATGACAAGAGGGAGTTGGCTTTTATCACATACTTTTGATCTGGTCGATGAAAAATAAAACAATCGTGAATGGATAACACAATTGTGTGATGCAGATCACACTTTTATTTTTTCATGTTGGTAGTCTGAAAACACGGAAACAATAAGAAAAGGTTCGAAATATGTTAAAAATCACGAGCAAACATCTTGAAGTCACTCCAACAATCAGAAAGCGTGTTGAGGCAAGATACGCTAAATTAGCAAGGCACGATGTACCCCTTATTAATCCGCACATTATTATTACAAAAGAAAAACAAATCTTTAAAATTGAAACTTCTGTTGGTATACCTAATGGAAAGTTGTTTGCTCACGCTAAAAATGAAAATTTATACGCTGCTATTACCGCAATGGGTCAAAAACTAGAAAAGCAGTTAAATCGAACTCAAGATAAACCGACTGCACAACGCTATACTACTCCAGAGCAAAATGAAGAATTTATTTACGACGCAGATTTAG contains:
- the gcvH gene encoding glycine cleavage system protein GcvH, which gives rise to MSNLPTELKYATSHEWVRKESDGSYTVGISDHAQELLGDMVFVELPDVGDTLSAGEDCAVAESVKAASDIYSPLSGDVVAINEELEDSPENVNNAAFAEGWLFRIMPSDESELDNLLDAEGYQAIIDEA
- the gcvP gene encoding aminomethyl-transferring glycine dehydrogenase; the encoded protein is MTKQTLTQLEQHELFLTRHIGPDEVQQQAMLNVVGAESIDDLIGQIVPESIRLDRELTVGRPNNESEGLDYIRNVANKNQVFKSYIGMGYYPTLVPNVVLRNVLENPGWYTAYTPYQPEIAQGRLEAIINFQQMSMDLTGLDLASASLLDEATAAAEAMALAKRVSKAKKANIFFVANDLFPQTLDVIKTRAECFGFDVVVGPAHEAVNYELFGALFQYTNREGQIHDYTELFTELKAKKAVISVAADIMSLVLLKSPGEMGADVVFGNAQRFGVPMGYGGPHASFFVTKDTHKRSMPGRIIGVSQDTRGNRALRMAMQTREQHIRREKANSNICTAQVLLANMASFYAVFHGPQGLKTIANRINRFTDILALGLASKGLNPVNSAWFDTLTFESTNLVAIKTRAAAAKLNLRIDSDLRFGVSLDETTTREDIAQLFDVILGEDHGLDVTIIDEQVLAATESSIPASLQRQNAILTHPTFNRYQSETEMMRYIKRLENKDLALNHSMISLGSCTMKLNAVAEMLPISWPEFANMHPFCPLEQAEGYTQLINELSDWLVDITGYDAICMQPNSGAQGEYAGLLAIQKYHASRGDGHRNVCLIPQSAHGTNPASAQLAGMKVVVTACDAQGNIDLDDLRTKAQEVAEHLSCIMITYPSTHGVYEETVQEICEIIHQYGGQVYLDGANMNAQVGITSPGFIGADVSHLNLHKTFAIPHGGGGPGMGPIGIKAHLAPFVAGHTIIKPGLESDNNGAVSAAPYGSAGILPISYMYIRLLGSKGLKQSTQMAMLNANYVTKKLSEHYPLLFSGRNNRVAHECILDLRPLKETSGVTEMDIAKRLNDYGFHAPTMSFPVAGTLMIEPTESESKVELDRFIEAMIAIREEVRKVEAGLWPADNNPLHNAPHTLADIMDPEFDSRPYSRELAVFPTAVTKANKFWPTVNRIDDVFGDRNLFCACVPMEDYE
- a CDS encoding transposase, giving the protein MFSQGDPVLAGIDLESGYLFSLSHEQKRDGETWARVLGEAKSQGLSPQHVVKDGAKGIAKGVSMSFEHAEQRDDAFHALYIVGKALRKVERRAYYYIDKEASLEKRLRKDVFDTEKKQQAMVDLLGVQAKCEQAIEQYESGTKSRNHLHQALTSISMKTGSLMTKKQAEALLTKAVDGLKNTEHKDGITAARYIKNRLKGLTLATQALHEKLLKLGELYPQECVEVACRFSERKRQLRKAKPWKIARYQKELVGSYQWLRLRLGKSASELMLQVEALHQTRHRASSAIEGFNATLRSYLYVRKGVNQGFLELFKAWYNLRSRRWGKHKGTSSYQNITGKKVDDWPQGFYHGVQI
- a CDS encoding c-type cytochrome, with product MFKKFIMSALLSTAITTPALSHSFDGVEDAIQYRKAAFGLMAHNFGEMAAMLKGKKPMDKVIFAQRANNVAALAQLPHEGFIEGSDKGETDVLAKIWKNKSDFDDKMKALQISANQLAKVSQLDDIKAIKKAFGATGKNCKSCHKSYKQRN
- a CDS encoding cytochrome b/b6 domain-containing protein, which codes for MNVKAKNIKVWDIPTRLFHWSLILLMVGLWWTASEGEMEWHQILAYTLLIILSFRWVWGGIGSESSRFKGFIHSPAKTITYLKSLGTQKSIESSLGHNPAGGYMVMALLVLISLQLVTGLFSTDDIYTEGPLYPFVSDGISDSLTWIHLNLFYGILGLVAVHVLAVLIHVCKGDAIISALIHGHKSIPVNSNVELSFASNKLAILLILLLAGVIGHFLIWPILSGL
- the hpf gene encoding ribosome hibernation-promoting factor, HPF/YfiA family, translated to MLKITSKHLEVTPTIRKRVEARYAKLARHDVPLINPHIIITKEKQIFKIETSVGIPNGKLFAHAKNENLYAAITAMGQKLEKQLNRTQDKPTAQRYTTPEQNEEFIYDADLDNEHNEEYAA